One genomic segment of Ctenopharyngodon idella isolate HZGC_01 unplaced genomic scaffold, HZGC01 HZGC01CH25, whole genome shotgun sequence includes these proteins:
- the LOC127507931 gene encoding gremlin-2-like: MSGKVALWLLLTAALCVVSAGRKIRPQGSIPSPYKNSSNTSDRLTRKQEVLASSQEALVVMERKYLKSDWCKTQPLRQTISQEGCRSRTVIERFCYGQCNSFYIPLYVKKEQESFQSCAFCRPHRFTSLTVELDCPDLQPPVRYRKIQRVKQCRCMSVSVSESKKK; the protein is encoded by the coding sequence ATGAGCGGTAAGGTGGCGCTGTGGCTGCTGCTCACCGCCGCGCTGTGCGTCGTCTCCGCCGGCCGCAAGATCCGGCCGCAAGGCTCCATTCCGTCTCCCTACAAAAACAGCTCCAACACCTCAGACCGGCTCACTCGCAAACAGGAAGTGCTGGCCTCCAGCCAGGAAGCGCTGGTGGTGATGGAGCGCAAGTACTTAAAGAGCGACTGGTGCAAGACGCAGCCGCTGCGGCAGACGATCAGTCAGGAGGGCTGCAGGAGCCGGACGGTCATCGAACGCTTCTGCTACGGCCAGTGCAACTCCTTCTACATCCCTCTATACGTCAAGAAGGAGCAGGAGTCGTTCCAGTCGTGCGCCTTCTGCCGGCCGCACCGCTTCACCAGCCTCACCGTGGAGCTCGACTGCCCCGACCTGCAGCCACCCGTCAGATACCGCAAGATCCAGCGCGTCAAGCAGTGCCGCTGCATGTCCGTCAGCGTGTCCGAGTCTAAAAAAAAGTGA